In Heliangelus exortis chromosome 19, bHelExo1.hap1, whole genome shotgun sequence, the genomic stretch GGATAATGTCTAAAGACTTGAATGACATGTTGTGGTATGTTTCCATTATTGCTTTTCATAAAGTCCAGAAGTTTAAACCCTCAGTAGAGACAGGCAAGATTTCccaaaacatttgttttgtttcagcatGAGGTTGCAGTTTATTTAATGAAGAGATGTATGTCTTGAATCAGAGGACACATCTGTGCTAATTAATTACAAGCAACCAAtatattttccatggaaaaaggGAGGATGGTACTGTGGAATAATAGTATATAGCTCTGTTATTAACTTCTGTGTGCAGCTGAACAGTGTTTCTGACTTGTTCTGTTACATACTCAGAGGGTTAAATATAATGTAGTGTATATATTACAAGTATATATtgtacttgaattttttttgttttagcttttttttctttcttccctcccaaTTTTAGGTGGGCTATTGTTGGCCTAACAGATCAGTGGGTCCAAGATAAAATCACTCAGTAagaaagattttgtttgtttgtttgtttgtttctctttataataactgtttttaatttgtctgtCTTTAGAATTTTAGTTTTAGGAGTAACTAATAGCAATTAACAGAGATCACAAAACATGAGAATTGATATAATAAAGTTAATTAGTCACTAGAGACGTTAAATATCCTGATGATTGAATTGATCTGATGCCTTCCAACCATGGAAatatacaacagaaaaaatgtatCCTCATGTTCTAATACTTAGGATTTTTCAactaactttatttttcattaagtttTACAACAAGCACTTCTGATCCAGAAAGAAATGGTGTTTAACAGTAATTTCCATAAATCTGATCTTGATCCATttatattaaaggaaaaaaaatatattctgtgtCCTCCAGCTTCCTTTCCAATTTTAATTAATGAGTTTcagattttccccttttttttcctttgtttctcaCTTCCTACTGGATACTGTCAGATTTCTAGTAGCATATGTGTGGACTTCAATTATGGTGTTTTCTTATCACTAATGTACTCATCTTTTTAAGGAGGTGAATGTAATAAATAACTAATTTCATTGTTCAGTCTGTCTCCCtgtactggttttattttaattttaattgccCGGGTGCGTGGCTGAATATCGACAGAACATTAATTAACAAGttgtttgaggtttttaaaGATGTACCTGCAGCTGCCATGCTTCTGACTTCTATGTAAACTTTGAAGCATTTTTTGTGTTCTCATAATTAAGTGCAAAAATACAGAGGGAGAAAGTGAAGTAAccagtttggtttggtttaagCATGAAGTACGTGACTGACATCGGGGTCCTGCAGCGCCACGTCTCGCGTCACAACCACCGCAACGAGGACGAGGAGAATTCCCTGTCAATTGACTGCGTGCGCATAGCGTTTGAGTATGAGTATCCTTGCTTGGCATCTGGGGAAAAATGAACTCTGCCCACTTAGTGAACCTCAGTTGAGTTTtaatctacaggaaaaaaaatattcccagcaCCATCTCTGTTGCTGAgagtgaaaagaaatagaaacgCGAATGTTTCGTTGAACGTTAATCCCTCTCTCAGTAGCTCATGTAGCTTCAGTTCAGCTGAACTCTTCAGAATTGGGTACAAGGCAATGTTGCTTGTTGTTACAGGCACCTGCAGCTTCTAACTGTGGTGCAATATATAAAGGCAACTGAAGACTTAGCTATTAGTTGTGGAGTTTTGTTACTATTTTTACCTGCAAATCATATATGCGTTTATGACTGATTTCCTTAGCTCTTGTTCAGTCTGCGCCTGGCACTTTATCAGCACTGGTCTCTATATGAAAGTCTCTGTAACACTTCATATACCTCTGCTACCCTTAAGCTTTGGTCCGTGCAAGGACAGAAGAGGCTCCAGGAGTTTTTGGCTGACATGGGGTAAGTGATAAAAATCTGGGTCTGAATTAAAGAATCCCTTTTTCAATGAATTACGGAGAAATATTAAGAATATAACCTGTAAGTACtcaaattcttaatttttaagtatGATTTTGGGGCTCAGTAGGTTGTGGAGTTTCTTTCAGATCAATTATGCAACTTGTATCTTGCTTTATGAGGAATACTTCAGCTGTATGTATGTAGCTTGTGGTATCTCACATCTACTCTTCAATAAGTAAAGAAAATTCAAACCAGCTTAGTCAGACTTAACTTGCTAAATTATATAGCATTAAGAAAGTCTTGTGAAAGTAAggcaaaatatttgtttcttctggCATACCTGTCAACGTatcttttaaatctatttttagtTTGCCTTTGAAGCAAGTGAAACAGAAGTTTAATTCCATGGATATGTCCTTGAAAGAAAATCTTCGAGAAATGATTGAAGAATCTGCAAACAAGTTTGGGTAAATTgtgttaaataaaaatgctttatctgaaaatacttttcaattAAGTTCAGATGTTTTTGTATGAAGAACATGTAATATCTcgtttttaaaatatattctttaaatTGACAATGTAATACTAGACTCATTGCAAATGTTAggttgtatttttcttattaatatGCTGAGGAGATGACTGGTTAATACTGATAATAATAAACttaatggttttatttctttttgcagaatgAAGGATTTAAGAGTTCAGACCTTCAGCATTCACTTTGGCTTTAAGAACAAGTTCTCAGCAAGTGACATAGTTTATGCAACAGTTTCTCTCATGGAGAATATAGAGAAAGAAGGGCCTGAAACAACTAATTTCATTAAAGCTTTGGACAGTCTCTCCAGGTACTGTAAATACATCTCTTTGTTCTTTTGCAATTTTATTTGTGGAGTGTAGGCTATGTATCCCTGTGAAAAGTGTTTAGAGATGTCTCACTTTTGTGTGAGAAGCTTTGTTTTGTGaaagggtttatttttattgtttctgctGCAGGGGTAACCTGGACAAACTGCACCAAGGACTGGACTTAGCCAAAAAGCAGTTACGTGCCATTCAGCAGACAGTTGCCAGCTGCATTTGCACCAACCTTGTAATTTCTCAGGGGCCTTTTCTCTACTGTGCTCTCATGGAGGTCAGAATTTTAGCTTTTGGCTGTCCCATTTTACCATCATATTTGGCTGTCAGGGTTTAACCCAATGACAATTAAACCGCAATTAATTGCAATTAaaccgaatgacagatgctttctattaattcccctccctgataaagaaataGTTGAATAAGAGTTTTCCCAACTGCTTGACTCAATAAGAAGGACTCTGTCAGAAAGAAACACTGCTGTCCTCTGAGGGGTCAGTATTGGCATCTACCCTGAACTCttcccaaaggaaaaatcagTCCTTTCAAGGGGCAGAGAGCTCTTCAATGTGGGTGTGCTCAAGCTCCTCTATTGTAGTGGTTCTTGTTACTGTTCTTTGAGCAACAAAACTTTTAGGCTTCTTCAGTAGACATAAGTGGGCAAATCATCTTgaattgtaattaaaataatttttattttcttagggCACACCAGATGTGAAACTGTTTTCCAAACCAGTGTCTCTGTGCCTGCTTAGTAAATACTTACTCAAATCGTTTGTTTGCTCTGTAAGTAAATCAAAAGCTTTTtactaagcttttttttttttctggcctgtGTAGTAGTTATTGTTCTATTGGATACTTGCAGCTTATTATTAAAAACACCATGTGAAAATCTTAGTGATTTTCTGTTAATTGTTTGGATAATTTTAGCACATCCATGAATACTGCTGAGGGTATGTGCCTGAGAGCCTTTGTAGCATTAGTAAGAGTTTTCATTCCTAAGGTACTCACAATCTAAAAatctttgtttaattttataaattttgaGGGATCATATCACTAAATATGTAATTTGAAAGGGTAACCTTATTCATCAAAAAACCTGCAGTGTCAAAGGACTGGTAATtgttatataaatatttctgagtCTGCTTAAATAAACTCATCTTGTCTTTACAATTAATGTAACCAATGTGAAATTGAATTTATCTTTTGAGCTATTAGTTACacaattcaaataaaaatgaggttttgtGATGGAGAACTCTCCTCAAAGTCAAGACTTCCTAATTTACAAACTGAATTTATGGTGGTTCCTCCTTGTTAAACTGCACCTGTCCTCACTTTAAAAGTTATACATGGGGAATAACTATCTGCTGAGAGCAggacagcattttttaaaattcactaCAAAGCATTTACCTTAAGAACAGAACACTTCAAACAAACTTCTGTTTCGTTTACTTACATGTCTAAAAATGTTAAGATCAtaatgtttaaatttaaattacaaaattttttgttaaaatttacTGCTGTAAAACAGTATGAGAGGGGCAAATAATTTCTAGTGAAGACTTTGTCAATGTTATATCTGTTGTATTTTAGTATAAAATTATGATTGCAAAAAAATAAGCCCAGACCAGGGTTTTAGGTATCTAAATTTGTAACTTGCCTGTGTTATTCCTTTACTGTAAATTGTATCTTGTCTGCCTATATAATTTCTatgttaaaatgaaatgcaagGTCAGAGAACTAAAAATCCTATTGGTCCTTAAAGTGACTTTTACTGTAAGAAGGGGATTAAGAGATTATGTAAAAAAAGCACCTCCTGTTGAACTGTATCCTTAGATAAGTATTTATAATTCTAGCCTCACACAGAGAGCTGAAACAAAATTGTTTCCTGAGTTTTGCCTAACAAAGAGGCTTTCTGACTTGCAGACAAAAAACAAGCGTTGTAAGCTGCTGCCACTGGTAATGGCTGCACCCATGGATGTTGAACAGGGCACTGTGATCATGGTGGGGATCCCTCCAGAGACAGAAAGCTCCGACAAAAAGAAGTAAGCATATTGTTTAAAAGTTCTTTACTAAAGGTTATCTATaggcttttcctatttttgaAGCATAGATAGTTTCCCTGTACATGTTTAACATGGAATATGTggaattttaaattctttaaaatgtactttttgcATATGTTATGCATGAGATACTCTGAGAGGATATAGATGTTCTACAGCTTTCTTacaagtttttttcccccctccctcatAACTATTTCTTTACCTTAGAAGAGGAGATAGTGGACTATTGTGGCCCAtgatttaactttttaaagccTGCATGTTAGGATTTTCATACTTGAATAAGAGAGATGTATGTTGACTACATGGCAAGTGAAGAACACCTGGAAGACATCTTTAACTCTTAGCAAGGAAAAAGTTCCACTCTTCTACCTTAgtaaaaatatccttttctgTAATGCTGATTTGTAATTTCTCTTCATCTTCCAGTTTTTTTGGAAGAGCATTTGAGAAAGCTGCAGACAGTACCAATTCTAGGACTTTACACAACCATTTTGACATGTCAAGTAAGTAAGCTGCCTATCGCGTGTGTCATCCCCCACAGAGCCCTTTAGGGGTCAGTGTTTACACAGCCTCCACGAGCACAAAACCGGGCAATGTAGCCCTTTGTGTGTGTCTTAGATGCAAACACTTAAGGGTGTGTAAATGATACACTTACTCTTAGGTCTAGTGAAAATACAAACTACATTATAGGTCAGTCTTTGTCTAAGTGCCCTTGTGCAGAAATTTCCAACTACTAAGCAGTAGTTTGCATAACTTTTTGAGATGATCTCCATTTTGTATTGAGTAATGATTTTCCTAATGTGCACTTCAGTTTGAAATCTGTGGGGGGGTTTTATATTTGGTTTATACCAAACCAGGTATGGTATTTGTGTTATAAGATGCATTCTTTATTGTCTTTGAAAAATTAGGTACAAGGTTTTCCTGTCTTAGTGTACATGCTTACAAAGGAGAGAGTTTTACCCATAGTTAAAAAACCCTCTGCACTCCTATATTTAAAAAGTGGGTGCTTTGTCATGTAGTGAGCACCTAGAAATCAGAGTTTGCTGAAAGCTAAGAGCAAAACAATGtgctctgcattttttccaaataaataatttcttttttccttcctaaagtTGATATAAGATTATAAATAAGCATACATGGAATTTATAGTCTTGAAGTATGACATCTGCTGTATCTTTCAGTTATTTGCATCTcgtaataaaatatttaatattttagtaaTTGAATTGAAAACAGAAGACCGGAGCAAATTTCTTGATGCACTCATTTCTCTCTTGTCCTAATGGTAAGTGTAAGGAGAACTAACAAAAAAATGATTTCAAATCAAATTAGTAACTAAATGACATTTGTATATTATGTGTGGCATGCTCTTAGAAAATGAGGCAACCTATAGTGAAAATATAAATTGAAAATTAGTTTCATACAAAGacaattgtttttctttttgggacAAGGCAGACAATGTATGaccagaattttattttttctcctaaagAGATTTACTAAAGTTTCATAATCCATAAGCTTCTCTTCTATTGTGCTTAActttttgagggttttttttgtttgtttggttttttttttttggtcttttttgtgttttgtttttttctttcacattgtTAAAGTTGTAGTCAGAATGTTTTTATCTGGAATAAAGACGGGGATGTAAGATTTCATTTGTAGTTGTGATTAGGAGCAGTAGGTCTGACCCGACTGTCAAATTGTTGCATCtgtcttaaaatatttactgcttttcaaagttgaactatttttatttgcttgtgtgtgtgtttattttgcagTGAATGGGTGGGGATGACTTTCTTTCTCCTAGAGAAGGAGGCAAACTTTTAATTGTTTAGTAAAGTCTGTTCAGACAATCTATAAGACTGTCTGAAGGTATATGAAATACCTCATGGCTTTTTTTATTGCCTGGATAAAGATCTGGTCTTTAATATTAGCAGCTACATAGTTATCTTTATGGGATATGTACAAAATCTAGGGCATAAGATGAAGACTTAACAAGTCTGGCTGTTGGCATTCCTGGCCAAATGACAGTATGACTTTACCTTTTCTCAATGAGTAACAAaattacaatttcttttttcttctgctcacTCAGAAGATTGAAGCAGTGGCTCAATCGCTGCAATTGTCTGTCAGAACAGCCCTGCATGGCATCTGAGATTGCTACATCTGCTTGTTCTTTCTTTACCCTTTGAGTACCAGTTGTTTCAGTTTGTCTTCTGTTACACAGTGGTGCTTTTTGGTTCCTTGTACTGGAAGCTGAGGATCAGAGGCTCTGAAACTATTTCGGATCTTCCAAAGTTTATGGTGCTGCAGTTGAGATGCATCAACTTGTTTTAACTTAAATGGACTGATACGGGCCTGGACTATTGTTTTTATGTTTCTTGGGAGGTTACAGAGATTTTAACCTTAATACACAGGTATTGAACACTTCTTTGTAAAGATCCCATCCTCTTAATGGCAAAAGGACTTGTGCTTCTCAAACCTGCTTTTATTAGACATGCTCCTGTGATGTTTAGTTGTTGGCTCCTAATGTTAAAATAGGTTTTGAAGAAATTGCATATTTATATTACCTTTATATTAACATTTGAATCTTCTTTTAAATTgtcttgaattttttatttattggttttttaagaatttttgaAACTGTCCTTGAATTTCTAGAATGTTGCAACTGCTTTTAGTTAGTACTATCAGTTTGAGGTCTCGTActtcaaatgaaataattgttttgtgAAACAACTTTCAAGATTTTAGGGCTTTTAAAATCCAAGTACTGCCAAATACTGAATCTGGGGAATTCTGGTGTCAATTTTTAGTCATGTATTGTGATACTGTATTGTCACTTTTAGCTTGGCTTTGGGAATAATATTCCTGGAATAAGTCTAAAATACTATGATAATTGTATGTGGACTGTAGCATGTATGTGGACTGTAGGTTGATCCTTTTCCATAACAGAGATTTCATTTCACTTTGGTCATATGAAATGGCATTGCTTGTTAGCCTTTATCCTCCTGTGCATTTGGTAGATACATATATGTCTATGTTTGgaattccttttcttcttgcagtgtTTTCTTGAATTCTATGTGGTTTTAATGTCTTCGTGTATTATAATTATGTAAAGGTTCTATATCATTACATCAGACCTTGTTCAGATTTTAATACAGGTTAATATAAATTGTGATTTACATGTAGCCAACAAAGCTAATTAAACTATATATTATAATTCAAACACAAGTGGTATTTTTTTGGGTTgatgttttttggttggtggtggtgtttttggtttttttttcaaatttgagTAAAATCCCTGTGACAAGCTGTGATGGCCAGAAAGTTGTGTTTCCTAAGATAAACCATGATGCCACCTTCTGGTTTGGCATGCTTCCTGGGTAGTATTGGCAATAAATAGGAATGCTGAATACTGTTTTACAAGAAAGTTTTTAAATCTGTGTGGAAGAATGAAGAAGTCTCTGCCACTAGATAAGTGTTTTGCATGTTTGCTTTTTACAGTAAGTAAAATAGTATCAGACACTCCTTACAGAGTATATTCTATACTATAGAGTGTATAGATGGATATGTTAATATTACCTGGAGGATCATTGTACAGGAAGATCCAAAACTGTGGTGTCCTCAGTGTGAGGATATAAAAGTAGCTGAGTTCAGCAGCAGTGAACTGGTGGTTTGAATGGCTCATTGAAACTGTTGTGGAGGTTATTTAAAATGGCCACTTCTTACAGTCAAGTGTTGGACAGAGAGTCCATGCCAAGAACTCTTGACATCTTTTCATGAGGAGATTATTATGCTTTTGATTTATTTGCCCAAACAGAAAATGTGGTTCTAACaagtcattttaaaataaatagccAGAGCACTAAGAAATCCTCTTACCCTCTTAGATGTATGGTGACATTCCACCTAGCCATGGCTGAATCCAAATAGAAACATTCCCTAAGGATTATATTTGAGCTCCAGtaactctttttcttctgctgtgtttgcttGCTGTAATAGTACCCTCATAAATCAgctctttaaattatttctgctgctgctaatCTGTTTTAGAGAACAATAAATGCATGAAGCAAAtcctttaaaatgtttgagttttttaagggaataaaataatgaaaatccTTACATACCAAAGCCCTGAAGTAGCTGAACAAGCTGACTAAATTATACCATTCCTGTACAGTGATTCATGGCTGTTTCTTTCTGGGGTCATAAATTTAGACATAATTGAGTTTGCAAAGTAAGGACCTCATTTGGTTGGAATTAAAGTGAATCTCTTTCCTCAGAGGAATCATAGGGACATAATAGGCTTGTGCTTACCAACATCAAGGTTGCATAGTGGGTAGGAATAAATTCCTATTTCTAGTACTGCTTCtattaagtaaaaaataagaattaaaaagaacTACAACTTGTATGGGTGAGCTACTGGCCATATGCCACTTTAAACATAGTAGTAATAGCCATGAGGGGAGACCAGCAGGCCATTTAATCAGTTACTTGACCTCTATAATGTCAAAAGCAGGTGCTAGGAAAGCATATAGAAACAAAGCAATTGCATATGATGCTTCCTCTCCTGGACAAACACAAGTACTCTCCCAGTCCTCAAACTCAAGGACATCCTGAATGAGATCTGGTTTCTGTGGATGTGGTAACTCTCAGTAGTTATCTGTGAACCTGGATAAGTTCCTCATTAATCCTTGTAAAATTCTGGTCTGTGCAATATTGTGTAGTGAGTAGATCcataaatacaaaagaaataaaatgcacttCTTCCCACAATAAATCACTCATCACTAGTCTGCAGTACCCTAATATTGAGGTCTGGAAAGGGGAAGTTTTAAAATTGGTCTCTTTTCTACAGGAATTCTTTCAAATGGCTTTGTTATGTTGAATTGGCTGCTTGGGGTATGCTTCCTTGCACCTGTCAGTCATGGTAGTTTTGATTCCCTCAGAGAAG encodes the following:
- the CDC45 gene encoding cell division control protein 45 homolog; the encoded protein is MFVSDCRREFYDVIVSQRVLLLVASDVDALCACKIIQALFQCDHVQYTLVPVSGWQELETAFLEHKDQFKYFVLINCGANVDLLEILQPEEDTCFFVCDSHRPINVVNVYNDTQIKLLVKPDDDFDVPAYDDIFRDEEDEEEEEEDSENESRGSEPSEKRRRFEEDVIERTMKRRQRQEWEARRREILFDYEQYEYHGTSSAMVMFDLAWIMSKDLNDMLWWAIVGLTDQWVQDKITHMKYVTDIGVLQRHVSRHNHRNEDEENSLSIDCVRIAFEYDLRLALYQHWSLYESLCNTSYTSATLKLWSVQGQKRLQEFLADMGLPLKQVKQKFNSMDMSLKENLREMIEESANKFGMKDLRVQTFSIHFGFKNKFSASDIVYATVSLMENIEKEGPETTNFIKALDSLSRGNLDKLHQGLDLAKKQLRAIQQTVASCICTNLVISQGPFLYCALMEGTPDVKLFSKPVSLCLLSKYLLKSFVCSTKNKRCKLLPLVMAAPMDVEQGTVIMVGIPPETESSDKKNFFGRAFEKAADSTNSRTLHNHFDMSIIELKTEDRSKFLDALISLLS